The following proteins are encoded in a genomic region of Arachis stenosperma cultivar V10309 chromosome 4, arast.V10309.gnm1.PFL2, whole genome shotgun sequence:
- the LOC130975794 gene encoding glycine-rich cell wall structural protein 1.0-like, translating into MQRGPRLIPDVDQRWLDDAIDVLEDRGRSCSGRGVGRRRARHGRRGRNDDEDGGDNDSDGDDDVGGDGDDDGGDECGGGGHDGGDAGGLGGGYGGGGGGPNGRHDGRMGGNYGGGEGGSGGVGNVSVDCYGDGIKSGYGGDKDGGGGFGDYFVRVLSSDEAVYES; encoded by the exons ATGCAGAGAGGTCCAAGACTGATTCCTGATGTAGATCAG AGGTGGCTCGACGATGCAATTGATGTATTGGAGGACAGGGGCCGAAGCTGCAGTGGGAGGGGTGTTGGTCGACGTAGAGCTCGACATGGAAGGAGAGGTAGAAATGATGATGAGGATGGTGGGGACAACGATAGTGATGGTGACGATGATGTTGGAGGTGATGGCGACGATGACGGTGGAGATGAATGTG GTGGCGGAGGACATGATGGTGGAGATGCTGGTGGGCTGGGTGGTGGGTATGGAGGAGGTGGTGGGGGCCCTAATGGCAGACACGATGGAAGGATGGGTGGGAATTATGGAGGAGGTGAGGGCGGTTCAGGTGGTGTAGGAAATGTTAGTGTAGATTGTTATGGTGATGGTATAAAGTCTGGTTATGGAGGTGACAAGGATGGTGGTGGAGGGTTTGGTGATTATTTTGTCAGGGTTCTCAGCAGCGATGAAGCGGTATACGAGAGTTAG
- the LOC130976061 gene encoding serine/threonine-protein kinase PBL34-like isoform X1, whose amino-acid sequence MGFENNAIKAGSLDVEKSKGGKKKKKKNRDGDESGCCLRLSFIGSCIPSRSKVDNSISGTTTSAHSYKASAYERSKREASAAPESSTTTSNAGSVPSTPKFSEELKVSPRLRKFTFNELKLATRNFKPESLLGEGGFGCVFKGWIEENGTAPVRPGTGLTVAVKTLNHDGLQGHKEWLAELNILGDLVHPNLVKLIGFCIEDDQRLLVYEFMPRGSLENHLFRKGSMPLPWSIRMKIALGAAKGLAFLHEEAQRPVIYRDFKTSNILLDAEYNAKLSDFGLAKDGPEGEKTHISTRVMGTYGYAAPEYVMTGHLTTKSDVYSFGVVLLEMLTGRRSIDKNRPNGEHNLVEWARPFILDRRMFYRIIDHRLEGHFSIKGAQKAVQLAAQCLTRDPKSRPMMSEVVQALKPVQNLKDMAIASRHFQFIRVDRTMSMPNPKNGMQTQVGSFSRKGQPVRTLSSPRGPPGSPFHHYSKSPKPNG is encoded by the exons ATGGGGTTTGAGAATAATGCAATTAAAGCAGGGAGTTTAGATGTTGAAAAGTCAAAgggagggaagaagaagaagaagaagaatagagaTGGTGATGAGAGTGGATGTTGCCTTAGATTGAGTTTCATTGGAAGTTGCATACCTTCAAGATCAAAGGTTGATAACTCCATAAGTGGCACCACTACTAGTGCTCATAGTT ATAAAGCATCTGCATATGagagaagcaagagggaagCAAGTGCTGCACCAGAGTCCTCAACAACAACTAGTAATGCTGGAAGTGTCCCTTCAACTCCAAAGTTCAGCGAGGAGTTGAAGGTTTCTCCTCGGTTGCGAAAATTCACCTTCAATGAGCTTAAGTTGGCAACTAGGAACTTCAAACCGGAGAGTCTTCTCGGCGAGGGAGGGTTCGGTTGTGTCTTCAAGGGTTGGATTGAGGAGAATGGAACTGCACCTGTGAGACCAGGGACCGGTCTTACTGTTGCAGTCAAGACCCTTAACCATGATGGACTTCAGGGTCACAAAGAGTGGCTT GCTGAATTAAACATTCTTGGTGATCTTGTCCATCCTAATCTTGTAAAATTGATTGGTTTCTGCATTGAAGATGACCAAAGATTATTGGTTTATGAGTTTATGCCCCGAGGAAGCTTAGAGAACCACCTCTTTAGAA AAGGGTCTATGCCTCTTCCTTGGTCTATCAGAATGAAAATTGCACTTGGTGCTGCAAAAGGTCTTGCTTTTCTCCATGAAGAAGCTCAGAGGCCCGTAATCTATCGCGATTTCAAGACATCTAACATACTATTAGATGCG GAATACAATGCAAAGCTCTCTGATTTTGGACTCGCCAAAGATGGTCCCGAAGGGGAGAAGACACACATATCTACAAGAGTTATGGGAACATATGGCTATGCAGCTCCTGAGTATGTGATGACGG GACATTTGACGACGAAAAGTGATGTCTATAGTTTCGGAGTAGTGCTACTGGAAATGCTCACCGGCCGGCGATCTATTGATAAGAATAGACCAAATGGGGAGCACAACCTTGTGGAGTGGGCAAGACCTTTTATCTTAGACCGAAGAATGTTCTATCGGATAATCGACCATCGCCTTGAAGGCCACTTCTCCATTAAAGGTGCACAAAAAGCAGTCCAGCTAGCAGCTCAGTGCCTTACCCGCGATCCGAAATCCAGACCTATGATGAGTGAAGTTGTTCAAGCTCTAAAGCCTGTACAAAACCTCAAGGACATGGCCATTGCGTCTCGCCACTTCCAGTTCATTCGAGTTGATCGAACCATGTCTATGCCAAATCCTAAAAACGGcatgcaaacacaagtaggatcTTTCTCAAGGAAGGGTCAACCTGTAAGGACCTTGTCAAGTCCAAGAGGTCCTCCTGGTTCTCCATTTCACCATTATAGCAAGTCTCCCAAACCTAATGGATGA
- the LOC130976061 gene encoding serine/threonine-protein kinase PBL34-like isoform X2, whose amino-acid sequence MGFENNAIKAGSLDVEKSKGGKKKKKKNRDGDESGCCLRLSFIGSCIPSRSKVDNSISGTTTSAHSYKASAYERSKREASAAPESSTTTSNAGSVPSTPKFSEELKVSPRLRKFTFNELKLATRNFKPESLLGEGGFGCVFKGWIEENGTAPVRPGTGLTVAVKTLNHDGLQGHKEWLAELNILGDLVHPNLVKLIGFCIEDDQRLLVYEFMPRGSLENHLFRRSMPLPWSIRMKIALGAAKGLAFLHEEAQRPVIYRDFKTSNILLDAEYNAKLSDFGLAKDGPEGEKTHISTRVMGTYGYAAPEYVMTGHLTTKSDVYSFGVVLLEMLTGRRSIDKNRPNGEHNLVEWARPFILDRRMFYRIIDHRLEGHFSIKGAQKAVQLAAQCLTRDPKSRPMMSEVVQALKPVQNLKDMAIASRHFQFIRVDRTMSMPNPKNGMQTQVGSFSRKGQPVRTLSSPRGPPGSPFHHYSKSPKPNG is encoded by the exons ATGGGGTTTGAGAATAATGCAATTAAAGCAGGGAGTTTAGATGTTGAAAAGTCAAAgggagggaagaagaagaagaagaagaatagagaTGGTGATGAGAGTGGATGTTGCCTTAGATTGAGTTTCATTGGAAGTTGCATACCTTCAAGATCAAAGGTTGATAACTCCATAAGTGGCACCACTACTAGTGCTCATAGTT ATAAAGCATCTGCATATGagagaagcaagagggaagCAAGTGCTGCACCAGAGTCCTCAACAACAACTAGTAATGCTGGAAGTGTCCCTTCAACTCCAAAGTTCAGCGAGGAGTTGAAGGTTTCTCCTCGGTTGCGAAAATTCACCTTCAATGAGCTTAAGTTGGCAACTAGGAACTTCAAACCGGAGAGTCTTCTCGGCGAGGGAGGGTTCGGTTGTGTCTTCAAGGGTTGGATTGAGGAGAATGGAACTGCACCTGTGAGACCAGGGACCGGTCTTACTGTTGCAGTCAAGACCCTTAACCATGATGGACTTCAGGGTCACAAAGAGTGGCTT GCTGAATTAAACATTCTTGGTGATCTTGTCCATCCTAATCTTGTAAAATTGATTGGTTTCTGCATTGAAGATGACCAAAGATTATTGGTTTATGAGTTTATGCCCCGAGGAAGCTTAGAGAACCACCTCTTTAGAA GGTCTATGCCTCTTCCTTGGTCTATCAGAATGAAAATTGCACTTGGTGCTGCAAAAGGTCTTGCTTTTCTCCATGAAGAAGCTCAGAGGCCCGTAATCTATCGCGATTTCAAGACATCTAACATACTATTAGATGCG GAATACAATGCAAAGCTCTCTGATTTTGGACTCGCCAAAGATGGTCCCGAAGGGGAGAAGACACACATATCTACAAGAGTTATGGGAACATATGGCTATGCAGCTCCTGAGTATGTGATGACGG GACATTTGACGACGAAAAGTGATGTCTATAGTTTCGGAGTAGTGCTACTGGAAATGCTCACCGGCCGGCGATCTATTGATAAGAATAGACCAAATGGGGAGCACAACCTTGTGGAGTGGGCAAGACCTTTTATCTTAGACCGAAGAATGTTCTATCGGATAATCGACCATCGCCTTGAAGGCCACTTCTCCATTAAAGGTGCACAAAAAGCAGTCCAGCTAGCAGCTCAGTGCCTTACCCGCGATCCGAAATCCAGACCTATGATGAGTGAAGTTGTTCAAGCTCTAAAGCCTGTACAAAACCTCAAGGACATGGCCATTGCGTCTCGCCACTTCCAGTTCATTCGAGTTGATCGAACCATGTCTATGCCAAATCCTAAAAACGGcatgcaaacacaagtaggatcTTTCTCAAGGAAGGGTCAACCTGTAAGGACCTTGTCAAGTCCAAGAGGTCCTCCTGGTTCTCCATTTCACCATTATAGCAAGTCTCCCAAACCTAATGGATGA
- the LOC130976063 gene encoding uncharacterized protein LOC130976063: protein METTSLSSHFILTRHLIPSSRSHKHKQFLQPQQNQHQLSLRFKCSSSNNDNSSDLNSSSSSSSSSVQAPTDSAAVGVRFRRRSSRRQSRKQENNNNDGGVATRMGNVKSAPKKKWEEMTLNEKAVELYMGEKGALFWLNKFAYASIFIMIGAWIMFRFVGPALNLYQLDSQPLNPSDVFKGS, encoded by the coding sequence ATGGAAACAACCTCTCTCTCTTCACACTTCATTCTCACTAGACATCTCATTCCATCATCAAGAAGCCACAAACACAAACAATTCTTACAACCCCAACAAAATCAACACCAACTTTCTCTCAGATTCAAAtgcagcagcagcaacaatgACAATAGTAGTGATTtaaactcatcatcatcatcatcatcatcatcagttCAAGCACCAACTGATTCAGCCGCTGTAGGAGTAAGGTTCAGGAGAAGGTCATCAAGAAGACAATcaagaaagcaagaaaacaataaCAATGATGGAGGTGTTGCTACAAGAATGGGAAATGTCAAAAGTGCCCCTAAGAAGAAATGGGAGGAGATGACATTGAATGAGAAGGCAGTGGAACTATACATGGGAGAAAAGGGTGCACTGTTTTGGCTCAACAAGTTTGCATATGCATCAATATTCATAATGATTGGTGCTTGGATTATGTTCAGGTTTGTTGGTCCTGCACTCAATCTTTATCAGCTGGATTCTCAACCGTTGAACCCTTCTGATGTATTCAAGGGATCTTAA